A single genomic interval of Methyloceanibacter caenitepidi harbors:
- a CDS encoding vWA domain-containing protein, with the protein MLWRKWLVAGIAATALVGSSVIAQAQDAETADPSKAPCTDDAMIVFDASGSMSGNQELGIPNSKPRIDEVRWALAQVLPSATRYRRVGLVTYGPGPYNQCNVSLALKPTANAAKKIMRAVNRIIPAGKTPLTSGVEQAAEALDYRNNPGVIVVVTDGEETCGRAPCELAKRLHDNAARLTIHVIGFRYSGYSWTGQNSVMDLMCLADQNNGLYIKANNEEELADALEKTLDCPMISQAPLSFDPVR; encoded by the coding sequence ATGCTTTGGCGCAAATGGTTGGTCGCTGGCATTGCAGCCACCGCCTTGGTCGGCTCGTCCGTCATCGCGCAGGCGCAAGACGCCGAGACGGCCGATCCATCGAAGGCGCCCTGCACCGACGATGCCATGATCGTTTTCGATGCTTCGGGCTCCATGTCGGGAAACCAGGAACTCGGGATTCCCAATTCCAAGCCCCGCATCGACGAAGTGCGCTGGGCGCTCGCGCAGGTCCTTCCGAGCGCGACGCGATACCGCCGCGTCGGTCTCGTGACGTACGGTCCCGGACCCTACAATCAGTGCAACGTGTCGCTCGCCTTGAAGCCGACCGCCAATGCGGCCAAGAAGATCATGCGCGCGGTCAACCGAATCATCCCGGCGGGCAAGACTCCGCTCACGTCCGGCGTCGAGCAGGCGGCCGAGGCGCTTGACTATCGCAACAATCCGGGCGTGATCGTCGTCGTGACCGATGGCGAGGAGACCTGCGGCCGAGCGCCGTGCGAGCTCGCGAAGCGGCTTCACGACAACGCGGCACGGCTGACCATCCATGTGATCGGCTTTCGCTACTCGGGTTATTCGTGGACGGGCCAGAACAGCGTCATGGATCTGATGTGTCTCGCGGATCAGAACAACGGGCTCTACATCAAGGCCAATAACGAGGAAGAGCTCGCCGACGCCCTCGAGAAGACGCTGGACTGCCCGATGATTTCTCAAGCGCCGCTGTCGTTCGACCCCGTTCGCTAG
- a CDS encoding GNAT family N-acetyltransferase, with the protein MCSITDDARRTLASALAAMSPWSTLAIPEEALNRFLAGGDEGTRHYAITVGGATAGVACTRFPWLKGPYVELLAVLPDHQGHGLGTKALAFVEAEAKRAGARNVWVCASEFNNPARRFYERRGFVEVGTLPGLVAEGFAEMLLRKVLT; encoded by the coding sequence TTGTGCTCAATCACGGACGATGCGCGACGGACGTTGGCGTCGGCACTCGCGGCCATGTCGCCGTGGTCGACCCTGGCAATTCCGGAAGAGGCCCTTAACCGCTTTCTTGCCGGCGGGGACGAAGGCACGCGGCACTACGCCATCACTGTCGGCGGCGCGACGGCGGGTGTTGCCTGCACGCGCTTTCCATGGCTCAAGGGCCCCTATGTCGAGCTCCTTGCCGTCCTTCCCGATCATCAAGGACACGGGCTTGGAACCAAGGCTCTAGCGTTCGTCGAAGCCGAAGCCAAGCGGGCCGGGGCGCGCAATGTCTGGGTCTGCGCCTCCGAGTTCAACAACCCCGCCCGTCGCTTCTATGAGCGGCGTGGCTTCGTCGAAGTCGGAACTCTGCCGGGTCTCGTCGCGGAAGGCTTTGCCGAGATGCTCCTCAGGAAGGTGCTGACTTGA
- a CDS encoding DUF2852 domain-containing protein, with protein sequence MQLVATLDEYGKPAWFAATILGFIVWWPIGLGVLAYLIWSGRMGCGNRNAWRSYFKEEAQRFQSGFGSTGNRAFDAYREETLKRLEEEADEFQAFLKRLRDAKDKAEFDQFMAERKQVQPVQTS encoded by the coding sequence ATGCAACTAGTTGCGACCCTCGACGAGTACGGAAAGCCCGCTTGGTTCGCCGCGACGATCCTCGGCTTTATCGTCTGGTGGCCAATCGGCCTTGGTGTTTTGGCATATCTAATCTGGAGTGGACGAATGGGATGCGGAAATAGGAATGCTTGGCGCTCGTACTTCAAGGAAGAGGCGCAGCGGTTTCAGAGTGGTTTCGGCTCGACCGGCAATCGCGCCTTCGACGCCTACCGTGAGGAAACCCTGAAGCGGCTCGAGGAAGAGGCCGACGAGTTTCAGGCCTTTCTGAAGCGGCTTCGCGACGCCAAGGACAAGGCGGAGTTCGACCAGTTCATGGCCGAGCGGAAGCAGGTTCAGCCGGTCCAGACAAGCTAG
- a CDS encoding TetR/AcrR family transcriptional regulator, with the protein MNGPGRRWQRRSYHHGNLKEVLLEAARKLIEEHGAFGFSLTEAARLAGVSPAAPYRHFRDRDALLAEVARSGFERFAARLDAAWNNGVPTPLSAFEALGRAYLTFARDEPASYAVMFETGASTEEGGEAIQAATSSPAAEKAFNVLLEAAAALCRKLPESERPPLKLVAMHIWTMSHGVASLFIQEGNAAKKVPLSPEEVLESGLLIYLKGLGVLPEAADEGPAAK; encoded by the coding sequence ATGAACGGTCCCGGCCGCCGCTGGCAGCGGCGCTCCTATCACCATGGCAACCTCAAAGAGGTGCTGCTGGAAGCCGCGCGCAAGCTCATCGAAGAGCATGGCGCCTTTGGCTTCAGTCTTACGGAAGCGGCCCGGCTCGCCGGCGTGAGCCCGGCGGCGCCCTATCGGCACTTCCGTGACAGGGACGCCTTGCTGGCTGAAGTCGCCCGCAGCGGGTTCGAACGATTTGCCGCGCGCCTGGACGCGGCCTGGAACAACGGCGTCCCGACGCCGTTGTCGGCGTTCGAGGCATTGGGCCGCGCCTATCTTACCTTCGCCCGCGACGAGCCGGCCAGCTATGCGGTCATGTTCGAGACAGGCGCTTCGACGGAGGAAGGCGGTGAGGCGATCCAGGCCGCCACGTCTTCGCCGGCTGCCGAAAAGGCCTTCAACGTGCTGCTTGAGGCCGCTGCCGCGTTATGCCGGAAATTGCCGGAGAGTGAACGCCCGCCGCTCAAACTCGTGGCCATGCACATCTGGACAATGTCTCACGGCGTCGCATCGCTCTTCATTCAGGAGGGCAATGCGGCCAAGAAGGTGCCGCTCTCGCCCGAAGAGGTGTTGGAGAGCGGCCTGCTCATCTATTTGAAGGGGCTCGGTGTGCTGCCCGAAGCCGCCGACGAGGGGCCGGCCGCGAAATAG
- a CDS encoding glycoside hydrolase family 25 protein has protein sequence MSSAYRQVISFAVAVAVAAGAFGSGTAVARSLKDHKPHAGVKRAHTMPVQGIDVSYWQGDIDWNRVRQAGIEFAFIKATEGGDHLDPKFRQNWYAAKRAGVARGAYHFIYWCRYASEQADWFVRNVPADPDALPPVLDLEWHPDSKTCPKKVSRELALKKIKIILDAMERHTGKRPIIYTDPRFHKDILEGQFEDYHFWLRSVAAEPHKRYPGRKWAFWQFTATGHVPGVPGKCDRNIYNGSRADWNLVLRWLEASSQQAGQVSRTASR, from the coding sequence ATGAGTTCTGCGTATCGCCAAGTCATTAGTTTTGCCGTCGCGGTGGCTGTTGCTGCCGGCGCATTCGGGAGCGGCACGGCCGTGGCCAGGTCGCTGAAGGATCACAAGCCGCATGCGGGCGTGAAGCGGGCCCATACCATGCCGGTCCAGGGGATCGACGTCTCCTACTGGCAGGGCGACATCGATTGGAACCGGGTCCGCCAGGCAGGCATCGAGTTCGCATTTATCAAAGCGACCGAAGGCGGCGACCACCTCGATCCCAAGTTCCGTCAGAATTGGTATGCCGCGAAGCGCGCGGGCGTGGCGCGCGGCGCCTATCACTTCATTTATTGGTGCCGCTATGCGTCAGAGCAGGCCGACTGGTTCGTCCGGAACGTGCCTGCCGATCCCGATGCGCTGCCGCCGGTTCTGGATCTCGAGTGGCACCCCGATTCGAAGACCTGCCCCAAGAAGGTCTCGCGGGAGCTGGCGCTCAAGAAGATCAAGATCATTCTTGACGCCATGGAGCGCCACACCGGCAAGCGGCCGATCATCTACACGGACCCGAGATTTCATAAGGACATCCTCGAGGGTCAATTCGAGGACTATCATTTCTGGCTCCGGTCGGTGGCGGCTGAACCGCACAAGCGATATCCGGGCCGCAAATGGGCCTTCTGGCAGTTCACCGCCACGGGACACGTGCCGGGCGTGCCAGGCAAGTGCGACCGCAACATCTACAACGGGTCACGGGCGGACTGGAATCTTGTCCTGAGATGGCTCGAGGCGAGCAGCCAACAAGCAGGCCAGGTCTCCAGAACGGCCAGCCGCTAG
- a CDS encoding calcium:proton antiporter: MNKHILLHAIAPAVVGGLTAAVFVLFGADLMSNLENHLKSVLLFAWLFPVMMWCAYAVMQQGEAVAEELGEPYGTLILTFSVIIIEVAMLASIMLQGDNNPTLARDAMFATLMIVLNGMVGLALVMGALRYWEQDYNLAGARAFLVVLTALAVFALVVPNYTQTAPDPVNAPGKAILFGAITLLFYAAFVIIQTMRHRSFFDEPEQNGAAASARAGGSDTGEESKKSHSLAFHTIMLILCLLPVVILAEYLGEIVNYGIEDLGLPDELGGVLIAVLVLTPEGLSALSAALANRLQRSINICLGSALSTIGLTVPAVLAIGMITGRDAELGLTQLEMVLLVLTLFVSGMTFGGGRTNVINGVVHLLLFLVYVVLIFSP; the protein is encoded by the coding sequence ATGAACAAGCACATCCTGTTGCACGCCATCGCGCCGGCAGTGGTCGGCGGCCTCACGGCCGCAGTCTTTGTCCTCTTCGGCGCCGACCTGATGTCGAACCTCGAGAATCACCTGAAGTCCGTCCTGCTCTTCGCTTGGCTGTTTCCGGTCATGATGTGGTGCGCCTATGCCGTTATGCAGCAGGGCGAGGCCGTGGCGGAGGAACTCGGCGAACCTTACGGCACGCTGATCCTGACCTTCTCGGTGATTATTATCGAGGTGGCGATGCTCGCCTCGATCATGCTGCAAGGCGACAACAATCCGACGCTGGCCCGCGATGCCATGTTCGCCACGCTGATGATCGTACTCAACGGCATGGTGGGGCTTGCTCTTGTCATGGGGGCGCTCCGCTACTGGGAGCAGGACTACAATCTCGCGGGCGCGCGCGCCTTCCTCGTCGTGCTCACGGCCCTGGCCGTCTTCGCCCTGGTCGTCCCAAACTATACGCAGACCGCCCCCGATCCGGTAAATGCCCCCGGAAAGGCGATCCTGTTCGGTGCGATCACCCTTTTGTTCTACGCAGCGTTCGTGATCATTCAGACCATGCGCCACCGCTCGTTCTTCGATGAGCCGGAGCAGAACGGGGCAGCAGCCTCGGCGCGCGCAGGCGGTTCGGATACCGGCGAAGAGAGTAAGAAATCCCACTCGCTGGCCTTCCATACGATCATGCTGATTTTGTGCCTGCTGCCAGTGGTGATCCTGGCCGAATATCTCGGTGAAATCGTCAACTACGGCATCGAGGACCTGGGCCTACCGGACGAACTCGGTGGCGTCTTGATCGCGGTGCTGGTCTTGACGCCGGAAGGCCTGAGCGCGTTATCCGCCGCGCTGGCGAACCGGCTGCAGCGATCGATCAATATCTGTCTCGGATCGGCGCTCTCGACGATCGGGCTGACCGTGCCGGCGGTCCTGGCCATCGGCATGATCACCGGGCGTGACGCGGAACTCGGACTGACGCAGCTGGAAATGGTCCTGCTTGTCCTCACTTTGTTCGTAAGCGGCATGACCTTTGGGGGCGGCCGGACCAACGTGATCAACGGCGTCGTGCACCTGCTGCTCTTCCTTGTCTATGTGGTCCTGATCTTCAGCCCATAG
- a CDS encoding FAD-dependent monooxygenase — protein MAIKGRVLISGAGIAGLTLAICLKEYGEDPVVVEQSPELPDQGYMMDFFGSGWDVAERLGLTDKLRALRYPIDKLQFVNADGKPYTSVPIKRIKRALDGKYVYVRRPDLVRILFDHAKSLGVQVRFGKEIADLRERDGHVDVTFDDGSSDEFALVFGADGVHSGVRRLMFGEENQFARFLGAYVAAFHIEDHDLPVRRTAQIHEEPNRVAFYYPLGERSLDATFVFRLDEVDVPPDQQLSFVRRAFKGSGWIAEMLFDAYKGTAPLYFDTLTQIAIPRWSRGRVTLLGDACGCLTLLAGQGSHMAMAGAYLLAQELQRYDGNHAAAFTSYEAMMKPEIAARQEDAAAFAKIFMPTAQSKPWLRRLVIHAAFNPLVLPFALRYFGSRSILENENEDGEEA, from the coding sequence ATGGCGATCAAAGGCAGGGTCTTAATCTCCGGTGCAGGGATCGCTGGGCTCACGCTCGCCATTTGCCTCAAGGAGTACGGCGAGGATCCTGTCGTGGTGGAGCAGAGCCCCGAGCTGCCCGACCAAGGCTACATGATGGACTTCTTCGGCTCCGGCTGGGACGTGGCCGAACGACTGGGTCTCACTGACAAGCTGCGTGCACTGCGCTATCCCATCGACAAGCTTCAGTTCGTGAACGCCGACGGCAAGCCCTACACGTCCGTACCAATCAAGCGCATCAAGCGTGCGCTGGACGGGAAGTACGTCTATGTGCGCCGCCCCGATCTCGTACGCATCCTTTTCGACCACGCCAAGTCTCTTGGCGTCCAAGTCCGTTTCGGCAAAGAGATTGCAGACCTGAGAGAGCGGGATGGTCATGTCGACGTGACTTTCGACGACGGCAGCTCCGACGAGTTCGCGCTTGTGTTCGGGGCCGACGGCGTGCACTCGGGCGTTCGCCGTCTGATGTTCGGCGAGGAGAACCAATTCGCGCGCTTCCTCGGGGCCTATGTCGCCGCGTTCCACATCGAGGACCACGATCTGCCTGTCCGCCGGACCGCGCAGATCCATGAAGAGCCCAACCGCGTGGCTTTCTATTATCCGCTCGGTGAACGCTCGCTCGACGCGACCTTCGTGTTCCGGCTCGACGAGGTGGACGTCCCGCCCGACCAGCAGCTTTCATTCGTTCGGCGCGCCTTCAAGGGCTCGGGTTGGATCGCCGAGATGCTGTTCGATGCCTACAAGGGAACCGCGCCGCTCTATTTCGACACGCTGACGCAGATCGCAATCCCGCGCTGGTCGCGCGGCCGGGTCACGCTGCTGGGAGATGCCTGCGGGTGTCTAACGCTCCTCGCGGGACAGGGCTCGCATATGGCGATGGCAGGCGCGTATCTGCTTGCGCAGGAGCTGCAGCGCTATGACGGCAACCATGCTGCCGCCTTCACTTCCTACGAGGCGATGATGAAGCCCGAAATTGCCGCACGGCAGGAAGACGCCGCAGCCTTCGCCAAGATTTTCATGCCCACGGCGCAGTCGAAGCCGTGGCTGCGGCGCCTCGTCATCCACGCCGCCTTCAACCCGCTGGTTCTGCCGTTCGCCCTTCGCTACTTCGGATCGAGGAGCATCCTCGAGAACGAGAACGAAGATGGCGAAGAGGCCTAG
- the metF gene encoding methylenetetrahydrofolate reductase [NAD(P)H]: protein MSATQDTQGQQPPKRRFLGRGDIEVSFEFFPPKNQAMEETLWRAIRRLEPLRPKYVSVTYGAGGSTRERTHATVARILSETTLIPAAHLTCVNATKEEVDEIIRDYWDLGVRNLVALRGDPPEGVGERYVPTPGGYENAAALVAGIKSIAPFVTSVACYPEKHPESPSVEADIDMLKAKVDAGADGAITQFFFDNEVYFRYLDRVRAAGIDIPIIPGLIPINNFKQAASFAKRSGASVPDWVERRFEGLEEDSETRHLVAAAVAAEQVLGLVDQGITSFHFYTLNRADLVYATCHLLGLRPAKAFSQKADEASEPAKIAKVAS, encoded by the coding sequence ATGTCCGCAACGCAAGACACGCAAGGCCAGCAACCACCGAAGCGGCGGTTTCTCGGTCGCGGTGACATTGAGGTTTCGTTCGAGTTCTTCCCGCCGAAGAACCAGGCGATGGAGGAGACGCTCTGGCGTGCGATCAGGCGGCTGGAGCCGCTGCGCCCCAAATACGTCTCTGTGACCTACGGGGCCGGGGGGTCGACGCGCGAACGCACGCACGCCACCGTGGCGCGGATCTTAAGCGAAACGACGCTCATACCGGCGGCGCATCTCACCTGCGTCAACGCGACCAAGGAAGAGGTCGATGAGATCATCCGCGACTATTGGGACCTCGGAGTTCGCAACCTCGTTGCCTTACGCGGCGACCCGCCGGAGGGCGTCGGCGAACGCTATGTTCCAACCCCGGGCGGCTACGAAAACGCTGCGGCACTGGTCGCGGGCATCAAGAGCATCGCGCCCTTCGTGACGTCGGTGGCCTGTTACCCCGAGAAGCATCCGGAGTCACCGTCGGTCGAAGCGGACATCGACATGCTGAAAGCCAAAGTCGATGCGGGTGCCGATGGCGCCATTACGCAGTTCTTCTTCGATAACGAGGTCTATTTCCGGTATCTGGACAGGGTGCGGGCCGCGGGCATCGACATTCCCATCATCCCGGGCCTCATCCCCATCAACAATTTCAAGCAAGCTGCCAGTTTCGCGAAAAGATCGGGTGCGAGCGTACCCGACTGGGTGGAACGGCGCTTCGAAGGGCTGGAAGAGGATTCGGAAACGCGCCATCTCGTGGCTGCGGCGGTTGCGGCCGAGCAGGTGCTTGGTCTCGTCGACCAGGGCATCACATCGTTCCACTTCTATACGTTGAACCGGGCCGATCTTGTCTATGCGACCTGCCATCTTCTGGGACTGCGGCCCGCCAAGGCGTTTTCGCAGAAGGCGGACGAAGCATCCGAGCCCGCAAAGATTGCAAAGGTGGCGTCATGA
- a CDS encoding polysaccharide deacetylase family protein has translation MVLCRRAFVALGILMAGASLAAADDRGPAAAHLENTLLSQCWSSTALAGTDKERASKFDRTRLDLETLRKVARPERAPVAKPLRGSIRSVKIPGDDKVIALTFDLCESNGHRTGYDGHVIDYLRAENVKATLFVSGKWFESHPERGTQLIADKRFEIGGHGLAHRDFTKASAATLDDEIHLTEAAFLRARDQLLAKNCAADIAEDGGPQAELTLMRFPYGWCNARALSAVADAGQLAIQWDIVTGDPDPGLSAKRIAKAIVDQAHPGAIVIGHANGHGRNTAEALKIAIPKLKEDGYRFVTVSELLAVGEPVIAQSCYTERPGDQYRYAQVKKRRRAQSK, from the coding sequence ATGGTTCTGTGCAGGCGGGCATTCGTCGCTCTTGGCATCCTGATGGCCGGAGCGTCCCTTGCCGCGGCGGACGATCGTGGCCCAGCAGCGGCGCATTTGGAAAACACGCTCCTGTCCCAGTGCTGGAGCAGCACCGCGCTTGCAGGCACCGACAAGGAACGCGCTTCCAAGTTCGATCGCACGCGCTTGGATCTCGAGACCCTCCGCAAGGTGGCGCGGCCCGAGCGCGCGCCCGTTGCCAAGCCGTTGCGTGGTTCGATCCGCAGCGTGAAGATTCCAGGCGACGACAAGGTCATCGCCCTCACCTTCGACCTTTGTGAAAGCAATGGGCATCGGACCGGCTATGACGGGCATGTCATCGACTATCTGCGCGCTGAGAATGTCAAAGCCACGCTGTTCGTAAGCGGCAAGTGGTTTGAAAGCCACCCCGAACGGGGCACCCAGCTCATCGCCGACAAACGCTTCGAAATCGGCGGCCATGGCCTCGCCCACCGCGATTTCACGAAAGCGAGCGCGGCCACCCTGGACGACGAAATTCATCTGACGGAGGCGGCGTTCCTGCGCGCCCGCGATCAGCTCCTGGCGAAGAACTGCGCCGCGGACATCGCGGAGGACGGCGGTCCCCAGGCCGAACTGACCCTCATGCGGTTCCCCTATGGATGGTGTAACGCCAGGGCTCTGTCCGCCGTCGCGGATGCGGGACAACTCGCCATTCAGTGGGACATCGTGACCGGCGATCCGGATCCCGGCCTCTCCGCCAAGCGTATCGCCAAGGCCATCGTCGACCAGGCCCACCCCGGCGCCATCGTCATCGGTCACGCGAACGGCCATGGCCGCAATACGGCGGAGGCCCTCAAGATCGCCATCCCCAAACTGAAAGAGGACGGCTATCGTTTCGTGACCGTGAGCGAACTGCTCGCCGTCGGCGAACCGGTGATCGCGCAGAGCTGCTACACCGAACGCCCGGGCGACCAGTACCGCTATGCGCAGGTCAAGAAGCGCCGCCGGGCGCAAAGCAAGTGA